A region of the Chlamydiifrater phoenicopteri genome:
TCTTCTGATATAAAGACTCTTTCTGACGGGATTTACAAAGAAGTGTTCTCTCTGAGTTTAGAAAGTATTAGGTAAAATTGTGAAAAAGATATACGAAGAAGCCGATCAGTTTTTTAAAAAGAGTAAAAGTATTGTTTCTAGAGAGTTTTCTAAGAATTCCGAAAATTCTAATCCGGAAGTATTAGATAGCTCTGAGTCTGATAAAATCTCGGAAATCTTTTCCGAAGTAGAACCTGTTTTTTCTAAAGAAATTTTGCTGATTAAACAATTAACAGGACAAATAAAAGGAATACAAAAACAGGGAGTGCTGCTTGTTGGGGAGAAAATTTTTAGGATTCGAGAAATTCTTAAAGAAATAGGGTGTCTTGAGACAAGTTTCAGTAAATGGATCTCTCTGGTCTTTCCTACAAAGTCTTCAGCTTATAACGCTCTGGCTTATTATGAATTGTATATAAATTTGCCAAACCAAGTGTTAAAGCAAAAATTCCAGTCCATTCCATACAAAACTGCTTATATTTTAGCTTCTAGAAGGGCTGATATAAAGAAAAAGATTTCTGTAATGGAGATAATTCAAGGGATGGGTAATGAGAATGCCATTACAACCTTAAACCAATTTATTCCTTCAGCGAGAAACGGCCAGACAGGGGATAAAGAACGAGATCCTTTGGATTACTTGATTTACAAGAAAGCTTATGACTTAATGGTTTTAATTAAGAAAAGCCCCAAATTATCAACGTTGTCTAAAAAGATCTTAAGAGAAATTTTTTTGATATCTAAAAACTCTTAGTTTTCGAAATTCGCTTATAAAAGTATAAAATACTTTATTATAATATAGTGGTTACGTTTCTCCTCTGTTTTCTGCAACTTTAGGTGGTAGACTCTGCAACTTTAGGTGGTAGACTCTGCAACTTTAGGTGGTAGACTCTGCAACTTTAGGTGGTAGACTTTTTCGGAGAAGTTTTACTTTTTATGGTTTTATTTTATGTATAATGAATTAAGATTCATTATACGACTCTTCAGAGATTTTCAGCACAATGAACACCGATTTAAGATTAGAATTAGAAAAAAACTTTTTTTTAACAAAACCAAAAACGTTTTTTGGAGAAAAGAGATCCTCCTTATCGAATTTGTTATTAATAGATTTAGTAAACTGTTTCTTAACACAACTTTCTAACGAAGGAACTAGAACTAGATATTATTTTTGTTTTAAAAAAATTTTTCGAGAAAGAATTTTGTCAGAGAATTTTACTTTAAATGAGTTAAGAAAATTAAACTTAAATTCTAGATTGGACAGCATTCTATTAATCTCTTCTCTTTCAAAAAATTCAAAACAGACCTGTGCTGCCGCGTTTTTAAGTTTCTTTAAATTCTTGTGCCGAGAAACATCCGGTCTAATTAGAGCTCCCATTCCACAAAAAACCGGATCATCGAAAACTTTTTCTAGAATCAGAGAAAAAACTGTTTATGCTCCAATTCCTAAACCAGATTTACTTCGTTTCACAGAAAAATCTTATCAACACTCCTTAAGAATGGGGATTTTTGTTGAAATGGCAATCCAATCAACTAAAAGACTCAGCGAACTTTTGAATGCAAAATTTTCCGACATAAATTGGAAAGAAAACACTATTACATTCTCCAC
Encoded here:
- a CDS encoding CT583 family protein; this encodes MKKIYEEADQFFKKSKSIVSREFSKNSENSNPEVLDSSESDKISEIFSEVEPVFSKEILLIKQLTGQIKGIQKQGVLLVGEKIFRIREILKEIGCLETSFSKWISLVFPTKSSAYNALAYYELYINLPNQVLKQKFQSIPYKTAYILASRRADIKKKISVMEIIQGMGNENAITTLNQFIPSARNGQTGDKERDPLDYLIYKKAYDLMVLIKKSPKLSTLSKKILREIFLISKNS